The following proteins are encoded in a genomic region of Phycodurus eques isolate BA_2022a chromosome 11, UOR_Pequ_1.1, whole genome shotgun sequence:
- the LOC133409894 gene encoding uncharacterized protein LOC133409894 → MSEPRTLSTATVSPPPSPSKVCHGKSQNNGAAKKEADVSLATVSKALQSPQRRGYIRSFGLNHGDSPGDADPSQDIVWDSRSPTNPGRELKNVKTVEIADIVNRIAPKDTNPRGPRSPLWQWISDSPAPATPKVPKARMRKKSFRQSSVEDLIKLARQFDENMQQDKEDLDQLNADNESKNKINKTLRETSSLNQTEAELRALFDSSTQKVTAGLSQVSSKSSQDKSQTNKSSPGPEKVEASSSKCADFDDDDWENDDMLNDPSLLALMQNPDRPFPDSGPVRNSPQSGLRDLCPKVKRATRSTFKLEPNPHFQTSVQETSKKNISDCKWDDVDDDDALFYQACDSVERLSQPIKTATTPLPIRRTSPGNRKSPRSFTRSNSLPSGATWVRRGRNAPVSKSLPAGGRATAALETSQAAFKRSVCHAATANGKKVFVTSQMAVKCSAAEIERKKQEALARRRQRLQNTQKQ, encoded by the exons ATGTCCGAGCCGAGGACGCTCTCAACTGCTACCGTTTCGCCGCCGCCGTCTCCGTCCAAAGTTTGTCACGGTAAAAGTCAGAACAACGGCGCGGCCAAGAAGGAAGCCGATGTGTCGTTAGCGACCGTCAGTAAAG CGCTGCAGAGTCCCCAGCGCCGAGGCTACATCAGATCCTTTGGACTCAACCACGGAGACTCTCCTGGCGACGCGGATCCTTCTCAAGACATCGTTTGGGATTCCAGGTCACCCACTAACCCTG GGCGGGAGCTGAAGAATGTCAAAACGGTGGAAATAGCCGACATCGTCAACCGCATCGCGCCGAAG GACACGAACCCACGAGGGCCGCGGTCGCCTTTGTGGCAGTGGATCAGCGACAGCCCCGCGCCCGCCACGCCCAAGGTGCCCAAAGCCAGAATGAGGAAGAAGTCCTTTCG GCAGAGCAGCGTGGAGGACCTGATCAAACTGGCCCGGCAGTTTGACGAGAACATGCAGCAGGACAAGGAGGACTTGGACCAGCTAAACGCCGACAATGaatcaaagaacaaaatcaacaaaacacTAAGAGAGACGTCGTCGCTGAACCAAACCGAGGCCGAGCTGCGAGCGCTTTTCGACTCGTCCACGCAGAAGGTCACCGCCGGCCTCAGCCAGGTCTCCTCTAAATCTTCCCAGGACAAAAGCCAGACCAACAAGTCCAGTCCCGGTCCCGAGAAAGTCGAGGCGTCGAGTAGCAAGTGCGCCGACTTTGACGACGACGACTGGGAAAATGACGACATGCTCAACGATCCGTCTTTGCTGGCCCTGATGCAGAACCCCGACCGGCCCTTCCCGGATTCCGGCCCGGTCCGGAATTCTCCTCAGAGTGGCCTGCGGGACTTGTGTCCCAAAGTTAAGCGCGCCACCAGAAGCACTTTCAAGTTGGAGCCCAACCCTCACTTCCAAACGTCTGTTCAAGAAACgtccaagaaaaacatttccgACTGTAAATGGGACGACgtggacgacgacgacgcgctCTTCTACCAGGCGTGCGACAGCGTGGAGAGGCTCTCCCAACCCATCAAGACCGCCACCACGCCTCTGCCAATTCGCCGAACGTCGCCCGGCAACAGGAAGTCACCTCGCAGCTTCACGCGTTCTAATTCCTTACCGAGCGGCGCAACGTGGGTCCGCCGAGGTAGGAACGCTCCGGTGTCCAAGAGCCTCCCGGCGGGAGGCCGCGCGACGGCCGCGCTGGAAACTTCTCAGGCCGCCTTCAAGAGGAGCGTGTGCCACGCGGCGACGGCGAACGGCAAAAAAG TGTTTGTCACCAGCCAGATGGCGGTAAAGTGCTCGGCGGCCGAAATCGAACGCAAGAAGCAGGAAGCTTTGGCCAGGAGGCGGCAGAGGCTGCagaacacacagaaacaataa